One Vanessa cardui chromosome 14, ilVanCard2.1, whole genome shotgun sequence DNA segment encodes these proteins:
- the LOC124535400 gene encoding uncharacterized protein LOC124535400, producing MQQERDRDKGRMRTVERGAGGERAACSLHARCCPEEIDSIISAEIPDQSTDQLLFDIVTANSIYGPCGTLGSSSPCMANGKCTKKFPKDFTNYTVTNVDGYPIYRRRNPDIGGQTFIKNISNTVIDNRWVVPYSPLLRKTYNAHIKVEFCSSLKSIRYICKYAHKGSDMGEFIVENSNLNAPPVNKNDEIMLYQIG from the exons ATGCAACAGGAGCGCGATAGGGACAAGGGGCGCATGCGCACGGTCGAACGGGGTGCGGGCGGTGAGCGGGCGGCGTGCAGCCTCCACGCTCGTTG TTGTCCTGAAGAAATCGATAGTATCATTTCTGCGGAAATTCCAGATCAGTCCACTGATCAACTGCTGTTTGATATTGTTACAGCAAACAGCATCTATGGTCCATGTGGTACTCTTGGTAGTTCATCGCCATGCATGGCAAATggaaaatgtactaaaaaattCCCTAAAGATTTTACTAATTATACGGTCACAAATGTCGACGGATATCCAATATATCGTCGAAGAAATCCCGATATTGGCggacaaacatttattaaaaatatcagcaACACAGTCATTGACAATCGTTGGGTGGTGCCATATTCGCCTCTGCTGCGCAAGACATACAATGCTCATATTAAAGTTGAGTTCTGCAGTTCTTTGAAGAGCATCAGATACATTTGCAAATATGCCCATAAAGGCAGTGATATGGGTGAATTTATAGTGGAAAATTCTAATTTGAATGCTCCTCCAGTGAATAAAAACGATGAAATAATGCTCTACCAAATTGGTTGA